The following proteins are co-located in the Bernardetia sp. genome:
- a CDS encoding DEAD/DEAH box helicase family protein, with the protein MKKIVFEKNQQYQLDAIQSVIDIFEGQDLNNSDFEFSLSDDRAGSLKLTERGTANNLTISEEQLLENIKKVQEANELEQSEALEKLYYNDPPIDNSPITEDSIWTDYPNISIEMETGTGKTYVYLRTIYELNKTYGFKKFIIVVPSVPIREGTVKNLEITHDHLQELYDNVPVNFDVYDSKKTNAKLTKISNFARSNSIEIMVINISSFATDTNIINQIRERGIKPIEDLQGTKPIVILDEPQNMKTDTRKKAITNLNPLLVIRYSATHVNSYNLIYQLDPVKAYDLGLVKQIEVDSVIAQNDGSGAFVSLDSFKLAKKSTKAKITILKNEKNGVTKKSVTAGTGSDLFQLSNGVEAYRDGYVINFIDSDEELIEISSGNTLYKGQPQGGMTDEIQKDMIRATIENHLKKERELSQKGIKVLSIFFIDKVANYRSYDPSGNEVAGKFALWFKELFEKAIQNPKYKDLYPYETKDLHDGYFSQDKNKRFKDSREGKSTIADNETYQLIMKDKEKLLDINTPLRFIFSHSALREGWDNPNVFQICTLNETQSTLKKRQEIGRGLRLCVTQEGVRNRERAVNRLTIVANESYEVFARSLQNEIQEECGVSFKGRIKNARDRTKVELKKGWELDQNFLDLWNRIKHKTEYNVDYDTAELIEKAVEGIKNMEHIPKPSIQRIKNEVTFVKDDGGNLVEVGGYVKSSKDRSVDTSNFDIPDFIAYIQSKTELTRDTISKIVLQSGRIGEVFNNPQLFMDAVVKAIKIEFDRLKISGIKYERIADQFYEMQLFESTEIESYVENLIAVKNQDKTLYNYVLIDSLSTPERKFAEECETRDDVLFYIKLPSWFTIKTPIGGYNPDWALIKPIVRAILD; encoded by the coding sequence AGGTACTGCTAATAATCTTACTATTAGTGAGGAACAACTTTTGGAGAATATTAAAAAGGTTCAAGAAGCTAATGAACTAGAGCAGTCAGAAGCACTAGAAAAGTTATACTATAATGACCCTCCAATAGACAATTCGCCAATTACAGAAGATAGCATTTGGACGGACTACCCAAATATTTCTATCGAAATGGAAACTGGTACTGGTAAAACGTATGTCTATCTTCGTACCATCTATGAACTTAATAAAACCTATGGATTCAAGAAATTTATTATCGTTGTTCCGTCCGTTCCTATTCGTGAGGGTACAGTCAAAAACTTGGAAATAACACATGACCATTTGCAAGAACTGTATGATAATGTTCCTGTCAATTTTGATGTATATGATTCTAAAAAGACCAACGCTAAATTAACCAAGATTAGCAATTTTGCTCGTAGCAATTCCATTGAAATAATGGTTATTAATATTAGCAGTTTTGCTACTGATACAAACATTATCAACCAAATAAGGGAAAGAGGTATTAAACCAATTGAGGACTTGCAGGGAACTAAACCAATAGTGATTCTTGATGAACCTCAAAACATGAAGACCGACACCCGTAAAAAAGCTATTACAAACCTTAATCCGCTTCTTGTCATTCGTTATTCGGCAACTCATGTCAATTCCTATAATCTTATCTATCAACTTGACCCTGTGAAAGCATACGACTTAGGGCTTGTCAAACAGATAGAGGTAGATTCTGTCATAGCTCAAAATGATGGTAGCGGAGCTTTTGTAAGTTTAGATTCTTTCAAATTAGCAAAAAAATCAACAAAGGCAAAAATCACCATCCTAAAGAACGAAAAAAACGGAGTCACCAAGAAATCTGTTACGGCTGGTACGGGTAGTGACCTTTTCCAATTATCAAATGGAGTAGAGGCATATAGGGATGGTTACGTTATCAACTTCATTGATTCAGATGAAGAACTGATAGAAATTTCAAGTGGAAACACCCTATATAAAGGACAGCCTCAAGGTGGTATGACTGATGAAATTCAGAAGGATATGATAAGAGCCACCATAGAGAACCACTTGAAAAAAGAACGGGAATTAAGCCAAAAAGGAATAAAGGTACTTTCCATTTTCTTTATTGATAAGGTAGCTAATTACCGTTCTTATGACCCATCAGGAAATGAAGTAGCTGGAAAGTTTGCTTTATGGTTTAAAGAGCTATTTGAAAAAGCTATCCAAAACCCAAAATACAAAGACCTATACCCATACGAAACTAAGGATTTACATGACGGTTACTTTTCACAAGATAAAAACAAGAGGTTCAAAGATAGTAGAGAAGGAAAATCAACCATAGCAGATAATGAAACTTATCAACTAATAATGAAGGACAAAGAAAAACTACTGGATATAAACACTCCATTGCGTTTTATCTTTAGTCATTCGGCACTTAGAGAAGGTTGGGATAATCCTAATGTTTTCCAAATATGCACTTTGAATGAAACACAATCTACTTTGAAGAAACGCCAAGAAATAGGTCGTGGACTTCGTTTGTGTGTTACTCAAGAAGGGGTAAGAAATAGAGAAAGAGCAGTCAATCGTTTAACCATCGTAGCCAATGAAAGTTATGAGGTTTTTGCAAGGTCGCTACAAAATGAGATTCAAGAAGAATGTGGCGTTAGTTTCAAAGGTAGAATCAAAAATGCTCGTGACCGCACCAAAGTAGAACTCAAAAAAGGATGGGAGCTTGACCAAAACTTCTTAGACCTTTGGAATAGAATCAAGCACAAGACAGAATACAACGTTGATTATGATACTGCTGAACTGATAGAAAAAGCAGTCGAAGGAATAAAGAACATGGAACACATACCAAAACCATCTATCCAAAGAATTAAAAACGAAGTCACCTTTGTAAAAGATGATGGTGGGAACTTGGTAGAAGTTGGAGGTTATGTAAAGAGTTCCAAAGATAGAAGCGTAGATACTTCTAATTTTGATATACCTGATTTTATCGCTTACATACAATCAAAAACAGAACTAACAAGAGATACTATTTCAAAAATCGTACTTCAATCAGGACGTATTGGAGAGGTGTTTAACAATCCTCAATTATTCATGGATGCCGTAGTAAAGGCTATCAAGATTGAATTTGATAGACTCAAAATTTCAGGTATCAAGTATGAAAGAATTGCAGACCAATTTTACGAAATGCAATTATTTGAAAGTACAGAAATAGAATCTTATGTTGAAAATCTGATAGCCGTAAAAAACCAAGATAAGACCTTATATAATTATGTTCTAATTGATTCACTTTCTACCCCTGAAAGAAAATTTGCAGAGGAATGTGAGACTAGAGACGATGTACTTTTCTATATCAAACTTCCATCTTGGTTTACCATCAAAACGCCTATCGGTGGCTATAACCCTGATTGGGCTTTGATAAAACCAATAGTCCGTGCAATTTTAGATTAA